Part of the Bacillus cabrialesii genome is shown below.
CATCCTTTACCGCTTTTTCCAGCTCTTGAGTTGATTCAATTTTTTTCATTTTATATCCCTCCAGTTGTTTATGTTCTTACATGTTGGTATATCGATACTCGTCCATTTGGATCATACCAAACTGCTTGCGGCAAAACCACTTATATGCAACGAATGAATATGTAAGATTAGCTTTCCCATTATCATTATCATATTTTATTTGCATTATCAAGCTCGTTTCGTTTAACATCGTGTACATGAGGGTAAAATTTACAGATGGACATACATAAGGAGGGATTTTAGTATGGAGTTTATCGTCTATTTAGCAGGAGAAATCCACAGCAATTGGCGCGAGGAAATCAAAGAGAAAACAAAATCGCTGAAGCTGCCGATTACGTTTGTCGGCCCGATGGAAAATCATGACCGATCAGACAATATCGGAGAAGAAATTATGGGCGTTCAGCCAAATGCCATTTTGAAGGATGACAAAGCCTCTGACATGAACAACTTCAGAACCGCCGTCCTGATGAATAAAGCCGACTTTGTGATCGCCCTGTTTGGCGAAAAATACAAACAATGGAACACGGCAATGGATGCATCATATGCGATCGCAAAAGGAAAACCCCTGATTATCATCCGGCCGGAATCGCTCCATCATCCTTTAAAAGAGCTTTCCAACAAAGCGAATATCACGGTTGAAACCGTAAACCAAGCCATCAAGGCCCTTTCCTATGTTTTTGAAACAGAATAAGAAAAAAGCTTGTCGATCCGGGCTTACATCCCTGTTCAACAAGCTTTCATGACGGCCTACATATTTTCTTTAATCGCGTCCACCGTCTGCTTATCGCAGGCTGTCACAAGTTTGATAAGCATTTCTTTCGCGGCAGCATAATCATCAATATGAATGATAGATGCGTTCGTATGAATGTAGCGGGAACAAATCCCGATAACCGCTGAAGGAACGCCGCTGTTCGAAATATGGACTCTGCCCGCATCTGTTCCCCCGCCTGAAACGAAATATTGATATGGAATATCATGTGTTTCCGCCATATCAAGCACAAATTCTCTCATTCCGCGGTGCATGACTGTCGTTCTGTCAAGAATGCGGAGCAAAAAGCCCTTTCCAAGCTGGCCAAATTCATTTTTGTCACCGCTCATATCGTTTGCCGGGCTGGCGTCAAGCGCGAAAAACAAGTCCGGTTTAATCATATGAGAAGCCGTCTGCGCGCCTCTCAGCCCCACTTCTTCCTGTACCGTTGCACCCGCATAGAGCGTGTTCGGAAGTTCTGTTCCGTGCAATTCCTTCAAAAGCTCAATGCTCAAGCCGCATCCATACCGGTTATCCCACGCCTTTGATAAAATTTTCTTTTCATTCGCCATCGTCGTAAACGGGCAGACAGGCACAATCTGCTGTCCCGGTTTTATGCCGATTTTGATAGCGTCTTCCTTATCATCCGCTCCGATATCGATCATCATGTTTTTGATATCCATCGGGCGATTTCGCTGAGCATCTGTCAGCAGATGCGGCGGTATGCTTGAAATCACACCCGGAACCGGCCCGTTATCTGTTTGAATTTCAACTCGCTGTGCAAGCAGCACCTGGCTCCACCAGCCCCCGAGCGTCTGGAATCTGAGCAGCCCGTTGTCTGTAATGGATGTGACCATGAAGCCGACTTCATCCATATGCCCGGCAACCATGATTCTCGGTGCGCCCTCTTCGCCTTTTCTGACTCCGAAAACACTTCCCAGTCTGTCCTGAACGATGTCATCGGCATATTTGGAAAGCTCCTGCTTCATAAAAGCACGAACCTGATGCTCATTGCCCGGCGCGCCGGGCAGCTGCGTCAGTGTTTGGAAAAGCGCTTTCGTTTCTTGATTCATGTTTTCCCCTCATTTCTATGTAGTCCTTTTATTTTATTAGAAAAAATTCAGTTTTCCAAGCACCATGGACGAATCTGCTCGAACAGCCGCGTATTGCTTAACAGGATTTGGCGGTTTCTGTATAATGAAAAGTACGATCAACCAGGAGGTGCTTTATTTTGAAATTGCGTCATCTACTTTTAGGAGCAGGACTTGGCATTTGTACGGCAGTCGTTGTGAAACAATATGTGATGAAGCCTTATATATCTTCAGAAAAAGCGCTTCGAATCGTAAAATCCGCTTTTAAGCAGCGTGGGCCGATTGACGGATCATGGATTTACACCCAGCCCGAGCCTTACAATGTGAACGGAGAAACGGTACAGGTGTACAAAACCGGCATTACACGATCAGCTTTCGGAGAGTTAGAACAATATGAAGTCATGGTGGATGCGAAAACAGGGGAAATTGTAGATGTCATTGATACAATCGCCTCTTAACGCCGGACAAGCGCAACATAAAAGCCGCTGCCTACGCAGCGGCTCTTTTTTATTATATCGCGCGAATCGGTTTATATACCGGATACCACATCGCGTCCTGCACAGCCTGTATAATGTCCTCAGGCTCTTCCGTCGCGACGCCTTCCTTCATTGCGGTTTTAGCGACTTCAACCGCGACGGTTGCCGATACAGTCCGCAAATCCTCTACTTTTGGAAGCATCGGCGCGCCAGGCACACCGACATTGACCATACTTGCGATCGCCCGGGCACATGCTTCAAACATGCCGTCGGTAATTAATTTTGATTTGGTAACAATCGTCCCAAGACCGAGACCCGGAAAGACAAGCGCGTTGTTCGCTTGGCCGATATGATACGTTACGCCGTTATACTCCACTGGCGGGAACGGGCTTCCTGTCGTGATCAGCGCGCGACCTTCCGTCCATTCGATTAAATCCTGCGGCTTTGCTTCAGAAAGAGTAGTCGGATTTGACATCGGCAAAATGGCCGGACGTTTAACGTGTGACGCCATTTCTTTTACAATTTCTTCAGTAAAAGCGCCTGAAACCGTAGATGTGCCGATCAGGATCGTTGGTTTCGCCTGGCGGACCACTTCAAGAAGATCAATGCCTCCGCCTTCTCCGTTCCGCTGATAATCCTTCACCTCATCGGCCGATCGGGCATACGGCTTTTGAAAATCGAGAAGCTGATCCATATCATCTGTTAACAGCCCGTTTCGGTCTATGCACCAGAAGCGCTGGAATGATTCTTCCTCACTCAGCCCATCGCGCACCAATGCTT
Proteins encoded:
- a CDS encoding PepSY domain-containing protein — its product is MKLRHLLLGAGLGICTAVVVKQYVMKPYISSEKALRIVKSAFKQRGPIDGSWIYTQPEPYNVNGETVQVYKTGITRSAFGELEQYEVMVDAKTGEIVDVIDTIAS
- a CDS encoding YtoQ family protein, which produces MEFIVYLAGEIHSNWREEIKEKTKSLKLPITFVGPMENHDRSDNIGEEIMGVQPNAILKDDKASDMNNFRTAVLMNKADFVIALFGEKYKQWNTAMDASYAIAKGKPLIIIRPESLHHPLKELSNKANITVETVNQAIKALSYVFETE
- a CDS encoding M42 family metallopeptidase; translation: MNQETKALFQTLTQLPGAPGNEHQVRAFMKQELSKYADDIVQDRLGSVFGVRKGEEGAPRIMVAGHMDEVGFMVTSITDNGLLRFQTLGGWWSQVLLAQRVEIQTDNGPVPGVISSIPPHLLTDAQRNRPMDIKNMMIDIGADDKEDAIKIGIKPGQQIVPVCPFTTMANEKKILSKAWDNRYGCGLSIELLKELHGTELPNTLYAGATVQEEVGLRGAQTASHMIKPDLFFALDASPANDMSGDKNEFGQLGKGFLLRILDRTTVMHRGMREFVLDMAETHDIPYQYFVSGGGTDAGRVHISNSGVPSAVIGICSRYIHTNASIIHIDDYAAAKEMLIKLVTACDKQTVDAIKENM